From a single Apium graveolens cultivar Ventura chromosome 2, ASM990537v1, whole genome shotgun sequence genomic region:
- the LOC141695662 gene encoding protein FAR1-RELATED SEQUENCE 3-like produces the protein MVESKRTTDLVTFNKLSFWGSCICRMFENSGMPCRHIIVVLTKRRVAKLPEYFMKRRWTRDANRVDGVLPYHMPEDDASSHDLTSTERFNHMTLLTIGFSHSCMASKERYKYAVRVINRETEIIEKMPVHGVEGVGSEFDTKNTQESGEKLHETILEPVVLKTKGRKKEHRIKSPVEELARKKRKCGHCNIEGHDARKCLVKMEELKKSQSGQL, from the coding sequence ATGGTTGAGTCTAAGAGAACCACTGATCTTGTTACCTTCAACAAGTTGTCGTTTTGGGGTTCTTGCATATGTAGAATGTTTGAGAATTCGGGCATGCCGTGTCGTCATATTATTGTTGTGTTGACAAAGAGGCGTGTGGCGAAATTACCAGAATATTTTATGAAACGGAGGTGGACTAGGGAtgccaatagagttgatggtgtgtTGCCATATCACATGCCCGAAGATGATGCCTCATCCCATGATTTGACTTCAACGGAAAGATTTAATCACATGACTTTGCTCACTATTGGGTTTAGTCATAGTTGCATGGCATCGAAGGAACGTTATAAGTATGCCGTGAGAGTTATTAATCGAGAGACCGAAATCATTGAGAAAATGCCCGTTCATGGGGTTGAAGGTGTTGGAAGTGAATTTGATACCAAAAATACTCAAGAAAGTGGAGAGAAGTTGCATGAAACTATTCTTGAACCCGTTGTTTTAAAAACCAAAGGGCGCAAAAAAGAGCACCGAATTAAAAGTCCCGTTGAGGAACTTGCAAGGAAAAAAAGGAAATGCGGACATTGTAACATTGAGGGACATGATGCTAGAAAATGTTTAGTGAAAATGGAAGAATTGAAAAAGAGTCAAAGTGGCCAATTGtaa
- the LOC141708006 gene encoding uncharacterized protein LOC141708006 isoform X2, giving the protein MGNDDGVIYETLTPLSGSNSPEGYVVFRNEISLDSIIPCSSVTPETSTVDYFSLDVSQDYHISAAAAAAASPSPVVEPLTPSQSHQHQPQRALEANWFRTDSRFRSPMLQLHQEILDFCEFLSPTSEEEASRSAAVESVFNVVKYIWPDCEVEVFGSFKTGLYLPSSDIDVVIMGSDIKSPQLGLMALSRALSQRGVAKKIQGAISKWPPLRPLCLILKVFLQQRELNEVYSGGIGSYALLAMLIAMLRSVNDFHALPEHNLGVLLVNFFDIYGRKLNISDVGISCNGAEVFFFKSNKGFFSEGRSSLISIEDPQAPENDIGKNSFNYFQVRSAFSMAFSTLTNSKTILALGPNKSILGTIIRPDAVLLNRKGSCNLEVTFNKLLPGAGEQLQPEYNDQEGLAFNWQLGNEEEPLPRGNGVSENCSIQSSGKKRKSSKVKKLGKKFKDNDDLGWIAYEESTSRNEKSVKKKRWRHLRNNGERAGYGGDLSRTC; this is encoded by the exons ATGGGTAACGACGACGGCGTTATATACGAAACCCTAACTCCTCTCTCCGGTTCTAACTCGCCAGAAGGATACGTTGTGTTTCGTAATGAAATATCTCTAGACTCAATTATTCCCTGCTCCTCCGTCACGCCAGAGACATCTACTGTTGATTACTTTTCTCTGGATGTCAGCCAAGACTATCATATatctgctgctgctgctgctgctgcttcGCCATCTCCTGTTGTTGAGCCACTCACTCCTTCTCAATCTCACCAACACCAACCACAACGTGCTCTTGAGGCCAACTGGTTTCGTACCGATTCTCGCTTTCGCAGCCCCATGCTTCAGCTCCATCAAG AGATACTAGATTTCTGCGAATTTTTGTCGCCGACATCAGAGGAGGAAGCATCAAGAAGTGCTGCTGTAGAATCTGTATTTAATGTTGTTAAGTATATATGGCCCGATTGTGAG GTTGAAGTTTTTGGGTCTTTCAAGACTGGGCTTTATCTTCCTAGTAGCGATATTGAT GTCGTAATTATGGGATCAGATATCAAAAGTCCTCAGTTAGGATTAATGGCTCTCTCCAGAGCCCTGTCGCAAAGAGGTGTGGCAAAGAAGATACAG GGTGCTATATCCAAGTGGCCCCCATTAAGACCATTATGTTTGATCCTAAAAGTTTTTCTACAACAGAGAGAGCTAAATGAg GTTTATTCTGGCGGAATTGGCTCTTACGCTCTTCTTGCCATGCTTATAGCAATGCTGCGG AGTGTCAACGATTTCCATGCGTTGCCTGAACACAATTTGGGAGTTCTTTTG GTGAATTTTTTTGACATATACGGACGTAAATTGAACATTTCTGATGTTGGTATATCTTGCAACGGTGCAGAAGTCTTTTTCTTCAAGAGTAATAAAGG GTTTTTTAGTGAAGGAAGGTCATCTCTCATTTCCATTGAAGACCCACAG GCTCCAGAGAATGATATAGGGAAGAACTCCTTCAATTATTTCCAG GTGAGATCTGCTTTTTCAATGGCATTCTCAACGTTGACGAACTCAAAGACCATCTTGGCCCTCGGGCCCAACAAGAGCATTCTCGGCACCATAATCAGACCGGATGCAGTGCTATTAAACCGAAAAGGAAGTTGTAATTTGGAGGTGACATTTAATAAGTTGCTCCCAGGAGCAGGGGAACAGTTGCAACCAGAGTACAATGATCAGGAGGGTTTGGCTTTCAATTGGCAATTAGGTAATGAAGAAGAACCACTCCCCCGAGGAAACGGGGTTTCTGAAAATTGCAGTATACAGTCATCTGGAAAGAAGAGGAAGTCCTCCAAGGTGAAAAAGCTTGGTAAGAAGTTCAAAGACAATGATGATCTAGGGTGGATTGCATATGAAGAAAGTACTTCAAGGAACGAGAAGAGTGTTAAGAAGAAACGTTGGAGACATTTACGTAATAATGGTGAGAGGGCAGGTTATGGTGGAGATCTGAGTCGTACATGTTGA
- the LOC141708006 gene encoding uncharacterized protein LOC141708006 isoform X1, translating into MGNDDGVIYETLTPLSGSNSPEGYVVFRNEISLDSIIPCSSVTPETSTVDYFSLDVSQDYHISAAAAAAASPSPVVEPLTPSQSHQHQPQRALEANWFRTDSRFRSPMLQLHQEILDFCEFLSPTSEEEASRSAAVESVFNVVKYIWPDCEVEVFGSFKTGLYLPSSDIDVVIMGSDIKSPQLGLMALSRALSQRGVAKKIQVIAKARVPIIKFVEKRSGISFDISFDVHNGPKAAEFIKGAISKWPPLRPLCLILKVFLQQRELNEVYSGGIGSYALLAMLIAMLRSVNDFHALPEHNLGVLLVNFFDIYGRKLNISDVGISCNGAEVFFFKSNKGFFSEGRSSLISIEDPQAPENDIGKNSFNYFQVRSAFSMAFSTLTNSKTILALGPNKSILGTIIRPDAVLLNRKGSCNLEVTFNKLLPGAGEQLQPEYNDQEGLAFNWQLGNEEEPLPRGNGVSENCSIQSSGKKRKSSKVKKLGKKFKDNDDLGWIAYEESTSRNEKSVKKKRWRHLRNNGERAGYGGDLSRTC; encoded by the exons ATGGGTAACGACGACGGCGTTATATACGAAACCCTAACTCCTCTCTCCGGTTCTAACTCGCCAGAAGGATACGTTGTGTTTCGTAATGAAATATCTCTAGACTCAATTATTCCCTGCTCCTCCGTCACGCCAGAGACATCTACTGTTGATTACTTTTCTCTGGATGTCAGCCAAGACTATCATATatctgctgctgctgctgctgctgcttcGCCATCTCCTGTTGTTGAGCCACTCACTCCTTCTCAATCTCACCAACACCAACCACAACGTGCTCTTGAGGCCAACTGGTTTCGTACCGATTCTCGCTTTCGCAGCCCCATGCTTCAGCTCCATCAAG AGATACTAGATTTCTGCGAATTTTTGTCGCCGACATCAGAGGAGGAAGCATCAAGAAGTGCTGCTGTAGAATCTGTATTTAATGTTGTTAAGTATATATGGCCCGATTGTGAG GTTGAAGTTTTTGGGTCTTTCAAGACTGGGCTTTATCTTCCTAGTAGCGATATTGAT GTCGTAATTATGGGATCAGATATCAAAAGTCCTCAGTTAGGATTAATGGCTCTCTCCAGAGCCCTGTCGCAAAGAGGTGTGGCAAAGAAGATACAG GTAATTGCTAAGGCCCGAGTGCCAATTATCAAATTTGTGGAAAAACGAAGTGGGATTTCTTTTGACATAAG TTTTGATGTTCATAATGGACCAAAAGCTGCTGAATTTATAAAG GGTGCTATATCCAAGTGGCCCCCATTAAGACCATTATGTTTGATCCTAAAAGTTTTTCTACAACAGAGAGAGCTAAATGAg GTTTATTCTGGCGGAATTGGCTCTTACGCTCTTCTTGCCATGCTTATAGCAATGCTGCGG AGTGTCAACGATTTCCATGCGTTGCCTGAACACAATTTGGGAGTTCTTTTG GTGAATTTTTTTGACATATACGGACGTAAATTGAACATTTCTGATGTTGGTATATCTTGCAACGGTGCAGAAGTCTTTTTCTTCAAGAGTAATAAAGG GTTTTTTAGTGAAGGAAGGTCATCTCTCATTTCCATTGAAGACCCACAG GCTCCAGAGAATGATATAGGGAAGAACTCCTTCAATTATTTCCAG GTGAGATCTGCTTTTTCAATGGCATTCTCAACGTTGACGAACTCAAAGACCATCTTGGCCCTCGGGCCCAACAAGAGCATTCTCGGCACCATAATCAGACCGGATGCAGTGCTATTAAACCGAAAAGGAAGTTGTAATTTGGAGGTGACATTTAATAAGTTGCTCCCAGGAGCAGGGGAACAGTTGCAACCAGAGTACAATGATCAGGAGGGTTTGGCTTTCAATTGGCAATTAGGTAATGAAGAAGAACCACTCCCCCGAGGAAACGGGGTTTCTGAAAATTGCAGTATACAGTCATCTGGAAAGAAGAGGAAGTCCTCCAAGGTGAAAAAGCTTGGTAAGAAGTTCAAAGACAATGATGATCTAGGGTGGATTGCATATGAAGAAAGTACTTCAAGGAACGAGAAGAGTGTTAAGAAGAAACGTTGGAGACATTTACGTAATAATGGTGAGAGGGCAGGTTATGGTGGAGATCTGAGTCGTACATGTTGA